The DNA sequence ATGCGCTATAGAGCCAAGAGTATTTAATTTCCTCTTCGAAAACCAAGGCGCAGCCCGTGATAGATAGAATAACGACTACAATACCCGATATCAATCCAAGCCATAAGTGTAGCCAGGCATTTATTTTTAATACTATTTTTTTCATGCTAACAATATCTCTTCAGGAAAAGCTGGTCAAAAAAATATCTTCCTGCCATTTGGTGTAGCAGGAAGATACGGATGTAGATGTAGGGTTTTATTTCAATCTGTACAACATAGGCGTGTCTCCGTCGGCACCGTCGATACGTGCACCACGAGTTAGCTTATCGGTGTTGGAGTCGTATTCCCAGATGTATACCCCATCTGCTTTAGGATCATTCACCGCGATATAGGCTTTGCCATTGTGCACTACGCCAGATCTGGAGTTACCCACTAACGGGAAGTCCAATTTCTTGACTACTTGCTGTGTATTGACATCAATGATTAAATATTCCCACATAGCAGCATACCACCAGTCATTGAACTCTTTAATATTGTTTTGTGTATCGTGTGCACTGATCAGCATTGCTTTGCCGTTACCAATGTAACTTACGCCTAATTGGTTATCGCCACCGCGCTGCGCGCTGATATTGAAGAAATAGTTCGGATCTAATTTGTATTCGCCATCTTTCACGCGATACACACCGGTAGGCAAGCTCGCTTTACCACCGCCTAGCACAGGCATCGGGATCGTTAGGATATACGTATAACCATTGTCACGGAAATTGCTGAAATAGGAGTTGCGTACTGTACCTAATGGTGCTGAGCGGGAGTCTTCTCCGGTTACTTCTAAGTTAGACAAGCTTGGGTAATCCAATACCGCAGTATATGATTTATCGTAGTGCACTTGCGTTTGCTCATTGTACAATCCGTAACCAATAAACAGCTTATTGCCTTGAGGCAACACCGAAAATACACGCCTGCTATGGTTGGCCGGAATACCGGTTTTATCGAATTCACCACTTTTGGTGACTTCCATTTTCTCGACATCCACTACGGCGTAAAAATTATTAGAACGCGCGCCGAACATCAGTTCGGTCTCGCTTAACCAAGCATGCCAGCCTAGGTATAGGGTTGGTAATTGCGAGAAGGGGATTTCACGAATCGTCTTTAGTACCCCATTTTCAAAGCGGTATTTGCCGAATTTGTTTGCATCTGGGTTTACATGATAGATATCCCGTCCTTTTTGCATTAGATTCTCTTCCCAAGTTAGGATTTCTGAAACATTGGTTCCTTTTCCAACAGGAGATATCACACCACTCATTAAGTCTTCAATTGGCAGCATATAGCGACCGTTGTCGGTGCCGACAATCACAGCAAATTCCGGATCGACTACATCGTCTGTCGTAGGGTTATCATCACTGCAAGAAGTAACGGTGAAGCCAAGCGTCGCTACAGCTAGTGCCACGCTCCAAGCCCATTTTTTCGTGGGTTCTAAATTGATCATATCAAACATGTTAATTAGTAAATATTTAAGTTGTAACGGAATTTCATAGAGACAAACCGACCGGGCTTCTGGAGTTTCGAGTTGTCGTATGCAATCTGATTAGCCAGGTTACGGCCTTCCAGCGTGAAGTTGTATAAACCATGACGAATCGAGTAGGTGATGCCTGCATTTTGGATCAACTGCGTTGGAATGTAATAGTTGGTTGTTCGATCACCCAGTTTGGACCAAGTGGTAGAGTATTCATTTACATATTGCATAAACCAATTGAATTCCAAACGCGTACCCTCACCAAACAGGTCGTTCTTACCGATGATAAAGTCTGTGTTACCATATAGCCACGGCTTATCCGGCAAGCGGTTGTCGTAAGTAACTTTGATGCGGTTGGTGCCGCGTACGTATTTTTCGCGATCCACGGCACTTTCGTAACTACCGTTTACCGTAAATTTCAGCAAGTCCCCGTATGAATAGGTTACTTCCATCTCCGCGCCCTCTACTTTGATGCCACCGAAGTTGTAGTATTGACTAAAATTCTCTGAAGAACCAGAAACTACACCCGGTGGTGTGCGGTGTATATAATTCTCCGCATTGCGGTAGAAGATCGCTGCGGTCATGTACAGGCGGTGTTTTTCCCGCAGTACCCCATTGTAAAAGACACCTAAATTATAATTGTCACTACTTTCGGGCACCAGACCTACGTTAGGATATATATCTACACCATTACCAAATAGCTCTACCATCGTGGGTAGGCGATAGGCATGCTCGTACGAAGCTTTAATGCCTAAACCATTGGACAGAAAATAGCTTGATGCCGCTCCATAGCCGAGATAATTCTTGGACTGCCGTGTATCGCCGCCATCCGCATTTTCCACACGTCCACCAAAGTTGTAGTATTTCGTGAAAATCTGATTCCGCCATTTTTTGTCGAAGAAATCATGCATATAATTCAAACCTAGGATTTGTCTGCTCACGCTGTTATTTTGGCGGAAGCTATGATTATACGGATCGATCTCATTATAGCTTTTACGGTAGTTATTGGTGAAAGAGTGCGTGAGGTTAATGTTTTGAACCGAATTTATTTTATAATTGAATGTGCTTTGTAACAAGCTATTGTATCCGTTGAAGTGCTGTATTGATTTAGATAGGTTGATCTCACCTGCTTCTGGGAAATAGGTGTCTGGCCGACCATCCCAACGGTATACTCTGTACGAGCTTGTATCGGTCACGATGGATTTGTCATTGGCAAAATTGGCGAAGATTGTAGCCGACAAGCCACTTGTAAATAAATTCTCTTTGCGGTAGCGTAAACTAGGAACAATACTTTGACTGGTTTCCTGCACATGGCCATATACCTTTTGTTGCGTAGCGCCAGTCTGCACTTCATTGTATACAGTATTATACGTCATCCCCAAGACAAATACATCCGCCCAACGTTTGCCGGATAATCCAGCTTCTACCTGCGTCATGTTAGAGCGGTAAGCATCGTGAAAACGCTTTGCCGAAGCAATGGTGTCAAACGTGTTCGGGTTATCGCGGTTCACCACATCCAGAAATACACGCGCCTTGGGGTTGGTATACATGCGGTAGTCGTTGTCCGAATAGTTGAAGAAGGAGTTGACATTGACATGCAATCCTTTCTTCGGATCGGTAAAACTACCGCTCAATGCCGCCCGATGTGTATTGAAAGAGCCATAGCTATAACTAACGTCAATGGCTTTTCGGCGATCCCGTTTAGTGATTATGTTGACAGCTCCGCCCAGCGCGTCTGAGGTAAGGTGCGCTGGAATGACGCCTTTGTACACTTCGATACGCTCCACGATATTGACCGGGATATTATTGAAAGACATACCACTACCATAGGCTTCGATTGGTACCCCATCGATGAAGAATTTGATATGATTGCCAGACATGCCGTTGATAGAGAACGAATAGTTGGAACCTAGGCCGCCCTGTTCCCGAATCTTGACACCGGTACTACGATTCAAGATCTGGTTAATGTCGGTATTGCTATTGGCGTATTGTTTGGTCTCAATTACATTGACATTAAAACCTGATTGCATGATCTCCTGTGCTTTGCTTTTGCCCTGCACCTGTACCTGCTCAATGTTCTCATCCGATTCTTCCAGTGTAAAGTTTAGTTTTGAGATCTCATTTGCAACAATGCGGATAGTTTTCTGCTGCGTTTTATAGCCCATCAAATACGTTTCGATGGTATAATCACCAGGGGCAAAGTTTTTTAAGGTATATTTTCCCAAAGCATCGCTATGCGTTTGCTTTGATTTATCGTTCAGTACACGGATGGTTACTCCTTCTAGTCCCTGGTTATTATTTGTTTTTATAAAACCATTTATCACATTTCCTTGTCCGTATGTCGCACCCACTGCGACGAGCAAGAGAAGACAAAGTCTCCATTTTAGACCAAACATATTTTTATTTAGATTAATGACACATAAGAATGTAGCTTATGTACCGCTTAACCGAAGGTCAGTTGCCGAGAAAAATGAGAAATTATTGCAATTTGTCCAGTCGAAGCAGGTAATCGATTGGAAATTGGGGAGTTAGGTGTTGGGAAAATGAGCCCGTTTTTAAATTATATCTCCACACACTGTGGCGATCCTTTTCGTCGTCAATAGCAATGTAGATATCGTCACCTACTTTTACTACGTTTTCTTTACGCGTGCCCTTATCTAATGGCAGGGCCAATTGTTCCATTTTGCCAGAAACGAGATCTACGAGATAATACTCAAATTGGTAGACCAAATGATGGTTGGAGAAATCCGTGTATTTGTCGGACTGCTCGCCCCGAATGATAGCTTTGTTATCGCCCAGATACCAAAATCCATACGCATGATTACCCGTTTGTTGGGAGATATTGACCATATAGGTGGTATCTACTTGGTCATCGCCTTTTTTCTTGCGAAATATGGCTGATGGGAGTTGAATGGCATTCCCGGCGGCTATCCCTGGTCCGCTGCTAAAATAAAAGTCACCATTTTCGGCTGTGCCGCTATATGTTTGGATGGTATTGATCCCACCGGGATAGGTGGATCGGGCGTCTTTTTGTTCGGATAGTACACGCAGCGAGGAAAAATCCAACGTGCGATAATACATCGTGTCTAGGGTAGTATATTCGGTATGGCTAAGCATTTTGCTGTAAGCATAAGCGATCCACAATTTATTGTTTTCATAATGGATCAAGCCAATGCTTAAGATAGAAAAGTCATTCACAGCAGGTGGTATTGGCACGTTCTGCTCGCGAATCAGCGAAAAATTCTTGGTATCGATCTCGTAAAAGCGGCAAGTTTCAGTGTCGCCATGTACGACATTGGCGATTAATAAGGTGTCAGAATTGTTTTTCCAATGGTATTGCTCGATATTATCGTTTACCAATTTGATGGAATCTTTGGCTTGTAATCCGGCAGAGGAAATCTGGTATTGGATGAGATAATCATTTTGCGGGTTGATGGAATAAACGAAACCATTTCGCTGGATGAATTCTCGGTTAAAGCCTTTATGCGGCGGCTTCACGGATCCCACCTGCTGCCAACTGCTATCTATTAATAAAAAATTATTGTCACCATTCTTACTGACAAAAAGCGAATAGGCGGGTTCAAATTGAAGAGCAGCATCTACCTGCTTATCTTCATGCGTACAGGATAACCCTAACCCGAGTGCAAAAATTGCAAGGAAGGTAAATAAGATAGGAGAGAGCCCTGTAGGTAAACGCATAGATTAGGTCAGGTGAAACTGCTTTCGGATATGTTTACGTAAAATAGGCGGCAGGTATTCTAACTCTTTTTTGGAGTAAACCACCAATTCACTGGTATCCGGATCGGTGGAGATAAAATATACTTCGCCCTGGCGAAAATCGAGCGAAGTCTTATTCTGCTCATCATAAAGGATGATGTCTCGTTTTGGACTGAATAACACGTCGCCTGATACGGCCATATTACCCGACTGAAAGTTGATGCTGGCGGAGCTATTTTTGCTGAGGGTGAATTCAAAAGAATCTTCCTCCCAGAGCACCACCGAATTGTCTGAATTATTGGCATTAAAGAATTGTCGTTCCTTGTTGGAAGACTGGAAACCCCACCAACCAATTCCCAATAAAATAATGGTAGAAGCCGCTACGGATAGCCAGGTAACCGTCGTCCTGCGAGATTTTAGGAATGCATCCTTAGAAACTTGATTATAGTGGAGGTCGGAATGTCTTTCAGTAGGAGTAGAGGCGTCCATGTGCGCGGCGATATTTTCCCATAAATCCTGTTTGATGGCATGCTCTTTTGTAGTACCCAAATCAAGTTCTCCTTCCAGCTCATCCAACACTAAGTCGGGACTATCCAACCATTTGCTTACGGCAGCCTCTTCCTGATCGGTACATTGACCAAGCTCATATCGCTCCAGTAATTCTTTGGTTATCTTCATCTCTTCTACACTACAAAGATAGTATATAATTATGAGCTGTAATTACATCTTATTCTACCGGATACAGCCCTATTTTCAAGGTAGAAAGCGCTTTGCTGATGTGGTATTCTACGGCGCGTTCGGAGATCAGCAACAAACGGGATATTTCCTTATTCGTCAAGCCTTCTTCACGACTCATCTTAAATACATTTTTACATTGTTTTGGTAAGGATTCGACCAAGCTATGTACTTTGTGATTGAGCTCCTTTACCAGCACCTGCTGATCCTCATAGTCGACTCTTGTGGTGCTTAGGATAATGTCGTGATGACGTTGCTTGGTCGTTTTGTTGCGGATGTATTCCATGGTTTTCAGTTTCACGGAGCGAAGCAAATAGCGCTCTACATCCTGAATGTTAAGATTTTCCCGTCGTTCCCAAAGAGATTTGAAAATCTCCTGAACAATCTCTTTCGCATCCTCTTCATCCGAAGTCATCTTTACTGCAAAAGCATATAAACGCTTCCAGTATCGTTCGAATAACTGTTCGAACGATGCGCGATTGACCTGTAATAATTGATGCTGTTCTTCCAAAGCATCGCAAATATACATTTATTTAGATTTATTATAAATAGTATTTTCATATTGTTTATCTTTCTACAGCTGGTTGATTTTTACGGCGCGACTCCGTCGTGCTTCGGGTTTCTCTACAGATAGCACACCTTCCCGACAGAGTTGACTGATGTTTTGATAGATAGCTGCATAGCTGTAGCATTTCTTTCCTGGATTGAGCTGCAAAAAAATCTCGTCTGCGCATAAGGCTTCTCTCTGTTGCTGCAACACATTTATAATTGCCTGCTGTGTCTTTGTGTATCTCATACGGCTAATCTTAGTGCCAATTTTTTATTCTCCAAAGCGGTAGCTTAAGGACAGCATTAACTTCCTGTTGTCCGGGAATGCAGAGTGCGCTATGATTAAGTCGCCATAAGTGCTGGTGTACTGCGGATTGGCATTCCGGATGAGGCCGGTCACGGCAAGTTTTAGCATAGCCCGATCGTTCATTAGTTTTTTCTCCGCGGCCACATCCACGCCATAGCGTTGATCGGTGCGCATGGCGCCCGTCGTAACACCCGAGTTGTAGTACGCTGCAATTTCGGCGCGCAATCCCCATTTTATCTGCAAGGTGTGTCGGCTATTGGCCGACCAACTTGAACCTTCAGAATTCAATATTACGTCGTCAATCTCCCCACGGTAATTATTATGAAAAGCATTCAGGTAATGACTAGCAGTCCACCACGAGAAGAAGCTGTTGTTGTACATCACACTGGCACTGTAATTTTTGAAGTTACCGATGTTGGCAGGTCGCGTTAGGTTTTCACCCGGATTGCTACCTACGCGGGAGATCCAATTAATAACGTCGTAGCCGTAGCTCATGCTCATCGTGGTAAACAGCACATTTTTAAAGCCATGCCCCACTTCACCAATATAACTGCGCTCTGGTTTTAGCTCGGGATTACCTTCGGAGTAGGTGAATGCATCCTGATAGATCCGAAACGCGTTGATGTCGTGATCCCCCGGACGCTCGATCCGGCTGCTAAAGGAACTTCTGATCGTGTGGTTGTTGTTGATGTTGTACAACAAGAAGCCGTTGGGAAACAGGTCAAAATAACGTTGTTGACTGATATTGCTGAGTGTAACCTGATTGGCTTTGATGAAGGTATATTCGCCACGAAGGCCGGCTTGGTATTCAAATCGGTTGAATTGGCCAGAATACATTGCATACACCGCTTGTATGTGCTGCGTATACTGAAATTGGTTGGAGGTACCGGCATCTCTACGCCAACTTGTACCACTCAGCGTATCATTCTGCACATCATTATTGATGAAGAAATAGGTGGCTTTCCAACCTAACTCGAGCTTCGCACGGTCATTAAACGGCTTGCTGTAATCCAGTCGGCCTGCGTAGGTAGTGTTGCTGAGATCCTGAACGTTGGCCCGCGCTGAAGTGCGCACATTGTTGTTGGCTAGATCCATAATATCTGTGCGGAAGCTATTGTTATAGGCGTTGCCATGCGGTGCATAATCGAAGTTGATTTTCAGGAAATGATCTTCTCCTTCGTATTTATTTACGTAGTTAACATTAAATGTTAGATTGTTAAAGGTTTCATCAAACTGATTGTTGGTGGCCGCTGTTTGTGTGGTGGCACCTGCTGCGGAACTGGTGACCATGTCAATTAGCGACGAGCTGATGAAACGGCCACGCATCCAATGAAAGCTGGCATCTAATACACCTCCATCGTTAAATTCATAGCTGGCACCAGTGCGCAGACTGTGAAACTTGCCTGGGTTGAGCTCCTGTATTTCTTTCTGCTGTTGTATCGAACTAAGCAAGCCGTTGTCAAAAAATTGCCTTTCGATCCGCGTACTATCTTCCGACTGTTCGCGCCCGACAGATCCGTTGGCATACATGTTCAAACCATTTACCTTGTAGTGAATGCCGCCGCCAACCGTAGCCTGAGATTTTCTGCTTTGCGATCCGCGCACAAACACGTCACCACCAAAGCCGCTCCTTTTATTTCTCTTAGTCACGATATTGATGATACCAGCCGTGCCAGCGGCATCTTCTCGAGCAGATGGATTGCTCATCAGCTCTAGCTTTGCAACATCCGCTGCTTGCATGCCGCGAAGCATGCTGGCGAGCTGCGCGCCGGTGAGGTAAGTTTCGCGTCCGTCAATACGCACATTGGCACCCGCCCGTCCCTGAATGGAAAAATTTCCTTTACCATCCGATACAATGCCCGGAGTTTTCTCCAGCAATTCTAAGGCATTATTTCCTTCACTCAAAACCGAACCTTCGACATCGACTACCAGCTTATCCACGTACTGTCGAATACCGGGTTGGCGTCCGCTCACTACTACTGCTGCAATTTCGGTCAAATCCGCGCGCAAATAAATAGCATCCAACAGTCGCTGCTCGCCCATAGTGAGCGTAAAAGCCTCCGAATGATATTCGGCGAAGCCCAATGCGTGTACTTGGATGACAAATGAACCTGCATTGGTCGGATGCAACCGATAAAATCCGTCGGCATCGGTTTTATGCTGAAAAACAACGGTGCTGTCCGGCAAGCGCAAGAGGGTAATGGAAGCTTCCGGCAAGGGTTTCTGATCTGCGGAGAGCAATCGTCCTTTTACGGTGGTTTGCCCGTATAGGTTGGCGCCGAAAGATAGAAAAAGGAAAAAGAGTAAACGTGTTTGTAGATTCATGTTAAGTCGGGATATTATCCCCAGTCTCCATGGTGGAGATAGGGGATAATGTCTATAGGGTAGTGGTTTAGAAGATGTTCTTAAAAGTAGATGTAGGTGTGATTATCCTCTTTTGTAGTGGATTTTCATAACGGTATTGCCATTTTCTACTGGTTCGCCATTTCGTCCGGCTTCTTTGTTAGTCACGTAGATTGTGCCTGTTTTTTGATCTAGGCTGATGGTGTTAGGTAGGCCTTCGGTCGGGATGCGTTCGAGTACTTTGTACGTATTCGCGTCGATCACGGCTACTTCTTGTTTTATGCGGTTAGCGCTATAGATTAGCTGATTGGCATGGTCATAAACAAGGCCAATAGGAGAGCTGTCGTAGCCTAAATATACTTTGTCGATAATCTCGCCTGAGTTGCCATTTATCACCGTGATGTTATTGTCGTTAGATTGGCTTACGAAAATCCGGTTGTTTTTTAAGTCCAGGGCTAGGTTCATGGGGCAATAAGACCAGGTTTGGAAGCTATTTTCCATCTCGCCTGTCGTGGCGTTGAAAACCAAGATGCTACCCTTCATATTCTGTCCGTCGGTGCCATACACTCTGTTGCGTTCGCTGTCGACACTGAGGCCAAGTAAATACGCATTAGCATAATCCAATGACTTTTCGTACGTGTTGGTGTTACCATCTACTTGCCAGATAGAAGGATTTCCGTGGTCTGATACATAGATTTTGTTGGTTTTCTCATCAACCGCGAGTTCCCGAATTTTGGATTTTGCCTTTCCACTAGGGATAAGCGTGTGCTTTTTGGTTTTAATATCTACCGCACTGATCGCATTTTGCAGGGAATGTCCGACATAGAGCGTTTGGGTTTTATTGTTAAGGGTAATGCCGAAGGGCAGGTTGTTACCTACCGAAATGGAGTCGGTGATCTGCAGATCGGTACCGTTGAGCACATAAATAAAGTTTTCTACCTCGCGGTTGAATCCCTTTTTTGGACCTGCTACATATACTTTATCGTTGGTGGGGTTGTAAACCAGCTGATAGACTTCGTTGGGCAACTTTTGCGTGTGTGCAATTTCGTAGTTCATGTTGGGCATATCGTTGTCTTGGCCGAATGCCAAAAGGCCTTGCAAAGCAAAAGCACATAGGAAAAGTGTTGTTCTCTTATTCATCATGGAGTTATTTGTGATGGTAGCGGCA is a window from the Sphingobacterium sp. lm-10 genome containing:
- a CDS encoding DUF4374 domain-containing protein, giving the protein MINLEPTKKWAWSVALAVATLGFTVTSCSDDNPTTDDVVDPEFAVIVGTDNGRYMLPIEDLMSGVISPVGKGTNVSEILTWEENLMQKGRDIYHVNPDANKFGKYRFENGVLKTIREIPFSQLPTLYLGWHAWLSETELMFGARSNNFYAVVDVEKMEVTKSGEFDKTGIPANHSRRVFSVLPQGNKLFIGYGLYNEQTQVHYDKSYTAVLDYPSLSNLEVTGEDSRSAPLGTVRNSYFSNFRDNGYTYILTIPMPVLGGGKASLPTGVYRVKDGEYKLDPNYFFNISAQRGGDNQLGVSYIGNGKAMLISAHDTQNNIKEFNDWWYAAMWEYLIIDVNTQQVVKKLDFPLVGNSRSGVVHNGKAYIAVNDPKADGVYIWEYDSNTDKLTRGARIDGADGDTPMLYRLK
- a CDS encoding TonB-dependent receptor, with product MFGLKWRLCLLLLVAVGATYGQGNVINGFIKTNNNQGLEGVTIRVLNDKSKQTHSDALGKYTLKNFAPGDYTIETYLMGYKTQQKTIRIVANEISKLNFTLEESDENIEQVQVQGKSKAQEIMQSGFNVNVIETKQYANSNTDINQILNRSTGVKIREQGGLGSNYSFSINGMSGNHIKFFIDGVPIEAYGSGMSFNNIPVNIVERIEVYKGVIPAHLTSDALGGAVNIITKRDRRKAIDVSYSYGSFNTHRAALSGSFTDPKKGLHVNVNSFFNYSDNDYRMYTNPKARVFLDVVNRDNPNTFDTIASAKRFHDAYRSNMTQVEAGLSGKRWADVFVLGMTYNTVYNEVQTGATQQKVYGHVQETSQSIVPSLRYRKENLFTSGLSATIFANFANDKSIVTDTSSYRVYRWDGRPDTYFPEAGEINLSKSIQHFNGYNSLLQSTFNYKINSVQNINLTHSFTNNYRKSYNEIDPYNHSFRQNNSVSRQILGLNYMHDFFDKKWRNQIFTKYYNFGGRVENADGGDTRQSKNYLGYGAASSYFLSNGLGIKASYEHAYRLPTMVELFGNGVDIYPNVGLVPESSDNYNLGVFYNGVLREKHRLYMTAAIFYRNAENYIHRTPPGVVSGSSENFSQYYNFGGIKVEGAEMEVTYSYGDLLKFTVNGSYESAVDREKYVRGTNRIKVTYDNRLPDKPWLYGNTDFIIGKNDLFGEGTRLEFNWFMQYVNEYSTTWSKLGDRTTNYYIPTQLIQNAGITYSIRHGLYNFTLEGRNLANQIAYDNSKLQKPGRFVSMKFRYNLNIY
- a CDS encoding RNA polymerase sigma-70 factor is translated as MYICDALEEQHQLLQVNRASFEQLFERYWKRLYAFAVKMTSDEEDAKEIVQEIFKSLWERRENLNIQDVERYLLRSVKLKTMEYIRNKTTKQRHHDIILSTTRVDYEDQQVLVKELNHKVHSLVESLPKQCKNVFKMSREEGLTNKEISRLLLISERAVEYHISKALSTLKIGLYPVE
- a CDS encoding transcriptional repressor, with amino-acid sequence MRYTKTQQAIINVLQQQREALCADEIFLQLNPGKKCYSYAAIYQNISQLCREGVLSVEKPEARRSRAVKINQL
- a CDS encoding outer membrane beta-barrel protein translates to MNLQTRLLFFLFLSFGANLYGQTTVKGRLLSADQKPLPEASITLLRLPDSTVVFQHKTDADGFYRLHPTNAGSFVIQVHALGFAEYHSEAFTLTMGEQRLLDAIYLRADLTEIAAVVVSGRQPGIRQYVDKLVVDVEGSVLSEGNNALELLEKTPGIVSDGKGNFSIQGRAGANVRIDGRETYLTGAQLASMLRGMQAADVAKLELMSNPSAREDAAGTAGIINIVTKRNKRSGFGGDVFVRGSQSRKSQATVGGGIHYKVNGLNMYANGSVGREQSEDSTRIERQFFDNGLLSSIQQQKEIQELNPGKFHSLRTGASYEFNDGGVLDASFHWMRGRFISSSLIDMVTSSAAGATTQTAATNNQFDETFNNLTFNVNYVNKYEGEDHFLKINFDYAPHGNAYNNSFRTDIMDLANNNVRTSARANVQDLSNTTYAGRLDYSKPFNDRAKLELGWKATYFFINNDVQNDTLSGTSWRRDAGTSNQFQYTQHIQAVYAMYSGQFNRFEYQAGLRGEYTFIKANQVTLSNISQQRYFDLFPNGFLLYNINNNHTIRSSFSSRIERPGDHDINAFRIYQDAFTYSEGNPELKPERSYIGEVGHGFKNVLFTTMSMSYGYDVINWISRVGSNPGENLTRPANIGNFKNYSASVMYNNSFFSWWTASHYLNAFHNNYRGEIDDVILNSEGSSWSANSRHTLQIKWGLRAEIAAYYNSGVTTGAMRTDQRYGVDVAAEKKLMNDRAMLKLAVTGLIRNANPQYTSTYGDLIIAHSAFPDNRKLMLSLSYRFGE
- a CDS encoding YncE family protein, which encodes MMNKRTTLFLCAFALQGLLAFGQDNDMPNMNYEIAHTQKLPNEVYQLVYNPTNDKVYVAGPKKGFNREVENFIYVLNGTDLQITDSISVGNNLPFGITLNNKTQTLYVGHSLQNAISAVDIKTKKHTLIPSGKAKSKIRELAVDEKTNKIYVSDHGNPSIWQVDGNTNTYEKSLDYANAYLLGLSVDSERNRVYGTDGQNMKGSILVFNATTGEMENSFQTWSYCPMNLALDLKNNRIFVSQSNDNNITVINGNSGEIIDKVYLGYDSSPIGLVYDHANQLIYSANRIKQEVAVIDANTYKVLERIPTEGLPNTISLDQKTGTIYVTNKEAGRNGEPVENGNTVMKIHYKRG